In the Nicotiana tabacum cultivar K326 chromosome 16, ASM71507v2, whole genome shotgun sequence genome, one interval contains:
- the LOC142170567 gene encoding WAT1-related protein At1g70260-like produces the protein MGVRVANAIGEMLPCTAMVIIEAVTIFLTIMASTAMSKFGMSSFIFVVYTNALSFILLIPYSLFFHRRDKTDEPLFTLPLLLRVFFLGLVGVTIAQNLAFAGLSYSSPIVACGAANMIPAFSFIVAIILRKIKIDWTSQGSQARVVGTLISIVGILSMTFSKGPKVNKYSPSFLQLARPQLLVFTSTHENWVLGCFLFAAASFALTIWNIIQAGSSKKHPQVMKITCLYTLFGTIQSAVFALFMENNLSAWRLKLNFELLVIVLTAIFGSLIRSSVQMWCMRLKGPSYALFFKPVGVPVASTCGCVLFAATFHYGSMLSACICGLGYYTTLWGQLKEDETKKDIKGNVSTSDEKVPFLQEQEEEDDSQV, from the exons ATGGGTGTGAGGGTTGCGAATGCCATAGGAGAAATGTTGCCATGCACAGCCATGGTCATAATAGAAGCTGTCACTATTTTCTTGACGATTATGGCCAGTACCGCCATGTCCAAGTTTGGGATGAGTTCTTTTATATTCGTGGTCTATACGAATGCTCTTAGCTTTATCCTTCTCATTCCGTATTCCCTCTTTTTCCACAGAAGAGACAA GACAGACGAGCCATTATTCACGCTTCCCCTTCTTTTGCGTGTCTTCTTCCTTGGTTTAGTAGG GGTAACAATAGCACAGAACCTTGCATTCGCGGGACTAAGTTATAGTTCTCCGATAGTAGCATGTGGAGCTGCGAACATGATACCAgctttttctttcattgttgccATTATTCTCAG GAAAATAAAGATTGACTGGACGAGCCAAGGAAGTCAAGCAAGAGTAGTTGGTACCTTAATATCAATAGTGGGAATATTATCAATGACTTTCTCCAAAGGTCCAAAGGTCAACAAGTATTCCCCTTCTTTCCTTCAACTAGCAAGACCGCAGCTCCTCGTCTTCACTTCAACACATGAGAATTGGGTTCTTGGTTGTTTCTTGTTTGCAGCTGCTTCATTTGCTCTTACCATATGGAACATTATTCAG GCGGGAAGTAGCAAGAAGCACCCACAGGTGATGAAAATAACGTGTCTTTACACCTTGTTTGGGACGATCCAATCTGCAGTATTTGCTTTATTTATGGAAAATAATCTCAGTGCGTGGAGGCTTAAGCTTAACTTTGAGCTTCTTGTCATTGTTCTAACT GCAATATTTGGAAGTTTAATACGTAGCAGTGTCCAGATGTGGTGCATGCGATTGAAAGGGCCATCTTATGCCCTCTTTTTTAAGCCTGTGGGAGTTCCAGTTGCCAGCACTTGCGGTTGTGTTCTCTTTGCTGCTACTTTCCACTATGGAAG CATGTTGAGCGCTTGTATATGTGGACTTGGTTATTACACTACACTATGGGGACAGCTCAAAGAAGACGAGACAAAGAAAGACATCAAAGGCAACGTGTCAACTTCTGATGAAAAAGTCCCTTTTCtacaagaacaagaagaagaagatgattcaCAGGTCTAA